One window from the genome of Dyadobacter sp. CECT 9275 encodes:
- a CDS encoding serine hydrolase domain-containing protein, with amino-acid sequence MKYCFFTLLVFLALRAPAQHTLSGSERNKRIMAAMPVIEKLYNEYAVKNHFPGLAYGIVVDGVLLYSGGYGYSELKTAVPATGKSLFRIASMSKSVTAMGILALRNEGKLKLDDPAYLYIPELKDMPGITMDAPAITIRHLLTHAAGFPEDNPWGDRQLDSHDDELIALIKKGISFSNAPGTTYEYSNLGFALLGRIITQLSGRPYQDYINEKIFKPLGMTHTIWEYSKAPVSMLAHGYRFEDEVWKEEELLHDGTYGAMGGLITSIEDYSKYVAFHLSVWPPSSDAEKGPVKRADVREMQHPWNFNTLNLNYKFPDGRVCPMVSAYGYGLRWSKDCRDRVSIGHTGGLPGFGSQWQILPEYGIGVIAHANRTYAGMASINNMVLDTLIAMAGLEPRPVAVSTVLNQRKNELVKLLPTWRGAENSGIFAENFFPDKSLQHRKNVTDKIFASIGEIVDVSEMTAENNLRGTFLMTGKMGKMEVYFTLSPENPALIQQLDFYQVK; translated from the coding sequence ATGAAATACTGTTTCTTCACACTGCTTGTTTTCCTCGCACTTCGGGCTCCTGCGCAGCATACTCTCTCTGGCTCGGAACGGAATAAAAGGATAATGGCAGCTATGCCGGTCATCGAAAAGCTTTACAACGAGTATGCGGTAAAAAATCATTTTCCAGGCCTGGCTTATGGTATCGTGGTGGACGGCGTGCTGTTGTATTCGGGTGGTTATGGTTATTCCGAATTGAAAACGGCAGTGCCGGCAACGGGTAAAAGCCTTTTCAGGATAGCATCGATGTCCAAAAGCGTGACGGCCATGGGGATTCTGGCGCTTAGAAATGAAGGAAAACTGAAACTGGATGATCCGGCTTACCTCTACATACCTGAGCTTAAAGATATGCCCGGCATTACCATGGATGCACCTGCCATTACCATCCGGCATTTGCTGACCCATGCTGCCGGTTTTCCGGAAGATAATCCCTGGGGTGACCGTCAGCTGGATTCTCATGACGACGAACTGATTGCACTGATCAAAAAGGGTATATCGTTTTCCAATGCCCCCGGTACAACTTATGAATACAGTAACCTTGGGTTTGCGCTCTTGGGCAGGATCATTACCCAGCTTTCGGGCAGGCCTTATCAGGACTATATCAATGAGAAAATATTTAAGCCGCTTGGCATGACACATACCATCTGGGAGTACAGCAAAGCACCTGTTTCGATGCTTGCGCATGGTTACCGGTTTGAGGACGAGGTATGGAAGGAAGAGGAACTGTTGCATGACGGAACCTATGGAGCGATGGGGGGGCTGATCACGTCCATCGAAGATTATAGTAAGTATGTAGCATTTCATCTGTCTGTATGGCCTCCAAGTTCTGACGCGGAAAAGGGCCCAGTTAAAAGGGCAGACGTACGGGAAATGCAGCATCCATGGAATTTCAATACGCTTAATCTGAACTATAAATTTCCCGATGGCCGGGTATGTCCCATGGTATCAGCTTACGGATATGGTTTAAGATGGAGCAAGGACTGCCGCGACAGGGTCTCTATTGGACATACCGGCGGATTGCCCGGTTTCGGAAGCCAGTGGCAGATATTACCCGAATACGGGATCGGGGTGATTGCCCATGCCAATCGTACCTATGCGGGTATGGCTTCTATTAATAATATGGTACTGGATACACTTATAGCAATGGCCGGGCTCGAACCAAGGCCTGTGGCAGTTTCCACAGTCCTAAATCAGCGCAAAAATGAATTGGTGAAATTACTGCCAACCTGGCGTGGGGCAGAGAACAGCGGAATATTTGCAGAAAACTTTTTCCCGGATAAATCATTGCAGCACAGGAAGAATGTGACGGATAAGATTTTTGCATCCATTGGTGAGATCGTCGATGTTTCCGAAATGACGGCGGAAAACAATCTGCGGGGTACCTTTTTGATGACGGGCAAAATGGGGAAAATGGAGGTCTATTTCACGCTCTCTCCTGAGAATCCGGCTTTGATACAGCAACTGGATTTTTATCAGGTCAAATAA
- a CDS encoding MFS transporter — MNYSILAPSQSRKFLRMAVAAFFFVQGLSFAAWASRIPDIKNMLHLTEGGLGTVLLALPLGLMASLPISGWMVTHYGSRKMVLIGAVLYAITLTCIGFVSRTEQLVIVLFAFGLWGNLTNIAVNTQAVAVEQVYGKSIMASFHGLWSLAGFVSAMIGSLFISISIPPQIHFIFIAIAALAVITMAYKHTMPDSSKSEGEEQPMFVKPDRDLLTLGLIGFCAMVCEGAMFDWSGVYFQEAVHVPSNMTTLGYVAFMATMTGGRFTGDWLANRIGRRKMLQLSGVLMATGLAIAVFFPYLVSATFGFLLVGFGVSSVVPLVYSAAGRSTTMSAGMALAAVSSISFIGFLIGPPLIGIVAQFADLRWSFAIVGILASMTAVLSSKARLIQ; from the coding sequence ATGAATTACTCAATTTTAGCCCCATCTCAATCCAGAAAGTTCCTCCGCATGGCGGTGGCCGCTTTCTTCTTTGTACAAGGACTGAGCTTTGCGGCCTGGGCTAGTCGGATACCTGACATTAAAAATATGCTTCACCTTACCGAAGGCGGACTGGGTACTGTATTACTGGCTCTCCCGTTGGGTTTAATGGCCAGCTTACCTATTTCCGGCTGGATGGTAACCCATTACGGAAGCAGAAAAATGGTGCTGATCGGAGCGGTACTGTATGCTATCACCCTCACCTGCATCGGCTTTGTAAGCCGCACCGAACAACTTGTGATCGTACTCTTTGCATTCGGGCTTTGGGGTAACCTCACAAACATTGCAGTCAACACCCAGGCTGTTGCCGTTGAACAGGTTTATGGAAAGTCGATCATGGCTTCCTTCCACGGATTGTGGAGTCTTGCTGGTTTTGTGAGTGCGATGATCGGTTCCTTGTTCATCTCTATCAGCATTCCGCCGCAAATTCACTTCATTTTCATAGCAATTGCTGCATTGGCCGTTATTACAATGGCCTACAAACACACCATGCCCGATTCCAGTAAAAGCGAGGGAGAGGAACAACCGATGTTCGTAAAACCCGACCGTGACCTGCTTACCCTTGGACTTATCGGCTTTTGTGCTATGGTTTGTGAAGGTGCCATGTTCGACTGGAGCGGTGTGTATTTTCAGGAGGCAGTTCACGTTCCATCCAACATGACCACCCTTGGTTATGTAGCGTTTATGGCTACTATGACCGGCGGGCGTTTCACCGGTGACTGGCTTGCCAACCGCATCGGAAGAAGAAAAATGCTGCAACTGAGCGGGGTATTAATGGCAACAGGACTGGCCATAGCAGTTTTCTTTCCGTACCTGGTTAGTGCAACATTCGGTTTCTTACTGGTTGGTTTCGGAGTTTCCTCTGTGGTACCATTGGTGTACAGTGCTGCGGGACGATCTACCACCATGTCGGCCGGTATGGCACTTGCAGCAGTTTCATCCATCAGTTTCATAGGGTTCCTGATTGGCCCACCGCTGATCGGTATCGTTGCTCAATTTGCTGATCTGCGCTGGTCATTTGCGATCGTCGGCATACTGGCATCCATGACCGCCGTACTTTCCTCCAAAGCCAGGTTGATCCAATAA